CCAGGCGAGACCGAAGTCCGGATTGCTCTTCAGCTCGACGGTCGCGGGGGAATGGTCGCTCACGATCGCGTCGATCGTGCCGTCGACGATGCCCGCCCACAGCAGATCGCGGTTGTCGCCCCCGCGGATCGGCGGGCAGCACTTGAAGGCCCCGGCACCGTCCGGTACCTCCGCGGCGTCGAGGGTGAGGTAGTGGGGGCAGGTCTCGACCGTCAGCCGCACGCCCTCGGCCTTGGCGGCGCGCACGTCGTCGAGCGCTCCTCCGTCGGCGACGTGCACGATGTGCGCGCGAGCGCCGGTGCGGCGCGCCGCGTCGATGACCCGGAGGATCGCGGATCGTTCGCTGAGCGGCGGGCGACTGGCCTCGAAGTCGCGGTAGCGCGGACCGAGCGCGCCGTCCGCGTGCAGGTGCGCGGGGTCTTCGGCGTGCACGATCAGCAGGCCGTCGAAGACCGCGAGCTCGGCGAGGCACCGCTCGAGCTGCTCCGCATCGAGGTGTCCGAACTCATCGATGCCGCTGGGCGACAGGAAACACTTGAAACCCACGACGCCGGCGTCGGAGAGTGCGCGCAGCGACCCGAGGTTCTCGGGGACCGCACCGCCCCAGTAGGCGACATCGACCGCGAGCTTTCCCGCGGCGGCCGCGCGCTTGGCATCCAGGGCCGGAAGCGTGGTGGTGACGGGAGAGCTGTTCAGCGGCATGTCGACGATCGTCGTGACGCCGCCCGCGGCGGCCGCGGCCGTTCCGGTCGCGAAGCCCTCCCACTCGGTGCGCCCCGGCTCGTCGAGGTGCACGTGCGAGTCGACGAGCCCCGGGAGCAGCACCGAGTCGCCGGGCAGCACGGTCTCGGCAGCGGCGTCGAACGGCTCGACGGAGGTGATCGTCCCGCCCTCGCTCACGACGGTCGCGGGGCGGAACTCGCCGTCCAGATAGACCCGTCGCGCGGCGATCCGTGTGCTCATACCGGCCACGCTAAGCGCCCCGCGTTTCACAGATGTAACCGTGATCAACATTCATGCAAACACCTCGAGATTCGTCGCCTGGGGAGGAAGAGTCGGCGCCGCTCCCTCGCGAGTCGGAAGCGCGTACTCGTCGCGTTTGCTCGTCCCCAGCCCCATCCGTGCCATCCCGGATGCCACGCCCACCGCCGCCGCGACCCCGTCGACGACCGGCACCCCGACGCGTGCCGTCAGCTCGACGCACAGATCGGCCATCCCCGCGCACCCGAGCACGATGACGTCCGCCCCCGCAGCCGCGGCCTCCGCGCTGTACCGCGCGATCGTCTCCACCGCGACGGACCCCGTGTCCTCGAGGTCGAGCACGGGGATCCCCGTCGCCGCGAGCGACACGCACGCCCGCTCCATGCCGTACCGCGATACGAGGTCGCGAGCTCGGCCCAACGTCCGGCTGAGGGTCGTGACCACCCCGAAGTGCCGCCCCGACACCGCGGCCAGGTGCATCGCCGCCTCGGCGATTCCGACGACCGGCGCCTCGACGAGCTCCCGCGCCGCGTCCAAACCCGGGTCGCCGAAGCAGGCGATCACGTAGGCATCGGCGGGGTCGAGTCCGTCGCGATCGGCCGCGACGAGCTCGACGACCGCGGCCGCGGCGAGGACCTCGTCGGTGTGGCTCTCGATCGCGGCGGCGCCGGTCGCAGGACACACGGCCTCGATGAGCACGTCGGGCCCCGCCACCTCCCGGGCGGCCTCCGCGATCTTCGCGGTCATCGCCCGGGAGGTGTTGGGGTTGATGAGCAGAATCCTCACGCGAGCGCCTCGCGCGGGTTCTCGGGAGTCGACCGACGGAGCGGCGACGCCGTGCCGGGCTCCGGAGTTCTGGCATCCTGAGCCGTCTGAGCGAGCACCGCGGGCGCACCGGGCGCCACGGCTCCGGAGCCCGGCACCGGGGTCACGACATCCGGAACCGTCCGCGCGAGCACCAGGTCCTCGGCCTCGACGGGGGCCTCCACGGCATCCGAGGTCCCGTCGGAGATGCCCTCCGTCTCGCCCTCGAACGTGGGGACCCGCGGGTCGAGGCGCTCGAACAGCAGGAACAGCGCGTATCCGAGGCCGCACCCGATGAACCAGCTGTAGTCGCTGATCCACGAGACGTCGAACATCCCCAGGTCGGCGAACAGCTTCGGGAACACCGCGACCGCGACCGTCGGGACGCCCGCCGCGATGACGGCCTTGACCGCATTCGGGTTGAAACCGTTGCGGTACCAGTACGGCCCCGTCGCGTCCATCGTGAACATCGCGTCGACCTTCACGCGCTGACGGGCGGTGATGTAGTACCCGGCGATCAGGATGCCGAACAGCGGGCCGATCAGCGCACCCAGCACGCCGAGGGAGTAGTGGATCGCGTCGTCGTTCGAGTACCAGTTCCACGGCATGAGGAACGTCGATCCGATCGCGGCGATCATTCCGCCCGCGCGCCACGAGATCTTCTTGGGCGCGACGTTGGAGAAGTCGAACGCGGGAGAGATGAAATTCGCGACGATGTTGATGCCGACCGTCGCTGTGACGAACGTCAGGCCGCCGAGCAGGATGGCGAACGGGGTGTCGATCCGCTCGACCGTCTTGATCGGGTCGGTGATCAGCGAGCCGAACACCGGCACGGTGGCCGAGGCCGTGATGACCGTCAGCAGCGAGAAGAACACGAAGTTGATCGGCAGACCCCAGAAGTTGCCCTTCTTCACCGCGGCGAAACTCTTGCCGTAGCGGGCGAAGTCGCCGAAGTTCAGCATCGGGCCCGAGAAGTACGACACCACCAGGGCGATCGCGCCGAGCATCACCGGGATCGACGCCCAGAAGTCGAGCTGGGTGGTCGAGAGGGTGAACGAGATGTTCTGGATCCCGGCCTGCGACACGAGGTAGACGGCGAGGACGATCATGACGACGTAGACGGCGGGGCCGGCCCAGTCGATGAAGCGGCGGATGACCTCCATGCCGTTCCAGAAGAGGAGGAACTGCGCGGTCCACAGGATCGCGTACGAGATCCAGCCGAGCGCCGACAGCCCGGCGAACGACACATCGAGGAGGGCAACGGAGCCCGGGATGAACTTCAGGAAGATGATGTTCAGCGATTCCGCGGCGAGGAAGGTCTGCACGCCGTACCAGGCGATCGCGATCAGGCCGCGGATGATCGCGGGGATGTTCGCGCCCCGGATGCCGAACACGACGCGGTTGATGACGGGGTAGGGCACGCCCGTCTTCTGACTGGGCTTGGCGACCATGTTGGCGAAGACCTGCACGATGACGATGCCGGCGATGAGCGCCACGAGCACCTGCCACGACTGCAGGCCGAGGGCGAAGAGCGAGCCCGCGGTGACGTAGCCGCCGACGGAGTGCACGTCGCTCATCCAGAACGCGAAGATGTTGTAGCTCGACCACTTCTGCTTCCGCAGCGGCGCGAGGTCTTCGTTGGCGAGACGCTCGTCGTAGTGGGGCTTCATGTTGCCGCCCCCGTGGGGGTGGCCGGCGGCCTCCACGAGATCGTGGGGGCCGGTGAGCGGGGTGGATGTCATGTCATTCCTCTCAGGACGATGGATGCCACGACGTGGAGTCCGCGGCCGGAGTGGAGCTCTGATGTGAAGTTATGGGTTCACACTGCGCGGCTGGTTTCGCTCGTGTAACAGGCGTGTGAAGTCGCTCCTTCACACCCGCCGGCTGCCTAGACTCGGGGCATGACGCAGCCGCCCCTCGCCGACGCCGTCGATCCGGACGCTGCGGTCCCAGGGGCACCGGCCGAGCCCGCGGCATCCGTCGGCGCGCGCATCCGGGATCTGCGCCAAGCCCGCGGCATCTCCGCCCGCGCTCTCGCGGCGACCCTCGGCATCTCCCCCAGCGCGGTCTCGCAGATCGAACGCGGCGTGATGCAGCCGAGCGTCTCGCGGCTCATCGCCATCACCGACGCCCTCGGCGTGCCTCTCGTCGCGGCCTTCGATCCGGCATCCGATCGCCCCGTCGAACCCGTCGGCCCCTCGGGCTTCACGCTGCAACGCGCCGCGCAGGCGGCCGACATCGTGCTCGAGAGCGGCGTCTCGTTCCGCCGCCTGACCCCCGGTTCGTCGCCCGGCGTCGACTACTTCGAGTCGGTCTACCCACCCGGAGCCTCGGCGCACGGCGCCGACGGCCTCTTCCATCACGAGGGCTACGAGGTCGGCACCGTCGTCGCGGGTGAACTCACGATCGACTTCGAGGCCGAGCGGGTCATCCTGCGGGCGGGGGATGCCATCAGCTACCCCTGCTCGGTCCCCCACCGCCTGCACAACACCGGCGCAACGGATGCCGTGGCGCACTGGCTGATCGTGCACGCGTGAATGACAGATTTTCGCACGAAGATAACTTTCCTTGCGAGAAAAATCTCTTCGTAGGAGAATTCTCCTCGGAGGAAACCATGGACAGCGAGAAGATTCGGAGCCGCGCGCGAGACTACGGCATCGACCTCGTCGGAGAGATGCCGACAGCGAGCAGCCCAGTCACCTTTCTCGTCGTTTCACGCGGGAAGCAGCAGCAGAGGGTCACCGCGGTTGCGGTGTCGCCTCTGACCCTCACGGAGCTGGAGCACATCCTCCCTCTCCCCGCGAAAGGTCCTGTCGTCGCGCTGGGCAGTCGAGTCACGCCGCGCAACGCGGATGCGCTCCGAGACGTCGGCGTCAACTTCATCGACGAGGCGGGTAACGGCTACCTGTCGCTCGGAGACACGCTGATCGACGTGCGCGGGCGGACGCCCGATTCCGCCGCCGGCCTCCGTAAACCCGCGAAGAGCGCCTCCCTGTTCACGGAAAAACGGTCGCAGGTCATCCTCGCGGTGATCAGTTGGCCCGACCTCCTCGCTGCACGGCTCCAAGACCTTGCGCGAGCCGCCGGAGCCTCCGTGAGCTTCACGCAGAAGACGCTGGTGGCTCTCGAATCAGCCAACTTCCTTGACCGCTTCGGCCCACGGGACCACGCTTCCCTGAGGAACATCGACTCGCTGATCGATGGATGGGCGGCAGCATTTACGAGCGGACTCGGCTCGCGGGAGAACACCCGAGCCTTTCGTGGGACTTTCGACCCGTCCCGCCTCTCTCCGGACGGCCCACCCCTCTATCTCAGCGGAGAAGCCGTCGCACCGTGGATCGCACGCAACATCACATGGACCATCTACGCCGACGGCATCCCCCGCGATGCAGCCCAAGCGGGGCGCTGGGCACGCGATGACGAGTCACCGACCCTGTTCCTTCGCGAGAAGTTCTGGACCGAGCCTGTCCCCGCGCGCACGCGAGAATCTGCCCGACTACGAGAAGCGCCGCCGTTGCTGGTCTACGCCGATCTCCTGGCATCCGGTGATTCTCGCGAACGAGAAGCAGCCCAGCGTCTGAGAAACGACAATGCTCGACTGCGCGCGCATTGACCTCCGACTGCTGGACGATGTCGCGGCGGCCGTCCATGATCTGGTCACGACGACGGGTATTGATCCTCGGAAAATCCTGCTGGTCGGGGCACGGTGTCGCGATGCCATCCATTCCGCCCTGGGAAGAACGACACCGACTCGACTGACCACAGACCTCGACCTCGGAATCGCCATCGCCTCATGGAATGAGTTCGAGCGGATCGGATCGGCATTCGCCTCCATCCAGTCGAACGGAATTGCCTTTCGCGTCGCCGGCATGCATGTCGATGTCGTCCCGTTCGGCGATGTCGCTGAGGAACCCCGCGGCCTCAGCCGACCATCGACCCGTAATGACGACATCGTCGTCTTCGGATTCCAGGAGGTGTTCGACCGAGCATCGATCCTGACGCTTCCCACCGGGGAACCTGTCCGTCTTCCTCAACCCTCGGGGTATGGATTGCTCAAGACCCGCGCGTGGGCGGATAGAAGTGCGCACGGCGACCATCGCGACGCACAGGATCTGGCTGTCGCTCTCGACTGGTATGCGCAGGATCCGTCGACGATCGATCGCCTGTTCAGCGCCGACATTGACATCAGCGAACTGTACGGCTTCGACGCTGGCCAAAGCAGCGCGCACCTCCTCGGCCGCGACATTCGGCGGCATCTCATCCCCTCAGATGCGAACGACCTGGTGAGCCGGTTCACCGGCCTGGACGCGCGGCCGCTTGCTGGCCACCTGCTCAACCTGCCGCAGGACCGGTCGCGACGATTCGATATCGTCGAAGCGTTCACGCGCGGTCTCCGCGACGCGCAACTGCCCGCATGACGTGTCATCGACGGAGCCCCCGCCGACCCGAGGGCCGACGGGGGCTCCGGACGTTCTACTTCGCGATGAGCGTGAGCGTCAGCGTCGACCGGTAGACGCCGACGGGGGCGTCCTTCGGCGGCGTGAAGTCCAGCCCCGCGTCGAAACGGGCCCCGCCGATCCCCGTGGACACACCAGCGGCCCCGGAGGCGATGACCCCGTCGCCCGCGCCGAGGCTGAGACCCGAGGGCAGGACCTCGCCCGCGAACGACATCGGTCGGATGCCGAGGGCGTCTGTCGGAGCGGAGTAGGTGCCGCTGGTGAAAGGCGTGGCCGTCGCGGTGAGGGTCCACCCCGTCAGCGCGGCGCGATCGTCGACGACCGTGAGCCTGCCCAGATTTGCGGTCGCGCGCGTCCCCCGCTCGACCGCGCCGAAGTCCACCGCGGTCTTCTGCGCGTCGAGCGACCACAGGTCGCTCGCAGTCACCTTCGTGTGCAACTCCGCGCTGTCCCGCAGCGAGACCGGGTGCACCGGGATCTCGAACGTGCCCCACGCGACGATGGTCGGGTCGTTCGGCTGGGTCAGCGCCACGGTGTGGTGACCCGGCTCGAGCCCGGAGACGTCGACGACCGCGTCACCCGCAGCATCCGTCGTCAGCTGTCCGAGATCGGTGAGCGAGGACCACGCCCACGCCCGCAGGATCTGCCCCTTGTGAGCCGCTCCCGCGTGCACCGTGACGGTCGTTCCCCCGTCCGCGGGGCCGGCGATCTCCACCTGAGCTGCGTCGGAGGTCGACGGCAGCTGCGGGTTGGGATCGACGACGGTGAGGGTGGCCGGCGCGGACAGGGTCTTGCCGCCCTGCGCGTTGGAGGCCACCGCACGGTACTTTCGGCCGTTCATCGCGGTCGTGGCATCCGTGACCGTCAGGGTCGACGAGGTGGCATCCGGGATATCCGCCCAGCTCGCCCCGTCTGCCGACGACTGCCAGGCGACGGTCGGAGCGGGTGAGCCCCCCGCGATCACCGAGAACGTCGCCGTCGCGCCGACCAGCACGCGCTGGTCCGACGGGTCAGTGAGCGTGGGCAGGGATGCCGAGATAGTGACCGTCGCCTCGATCGCCTTCCCGTCGCGGCTGCCGAGCGACTGCACGAAGCTCAGCGGGTGAGCACCGGCGCCGGTGACGGGAGTGTCGAGGGCGATGTGCCAGGTGCCGTCCGAGGAGACCGCGGTCCGGCCGATCGTGCGCCCCTGCTCGACGACGCGGACGTCGGCCCCGGTGAGACCGGTGCCGTCGAACGACGAGAGCGAGGCATCCGCCGGCTGCGCCGCCGACACGTCCGTGGTCAGGGCGAACTGCGGCCCACCCGCGTCGATGTTCTGGCGCTGGTAGAGGAACTGGTCGGTCGTGAGCGCGTGATCGACGACGCGGGTCTCACCCACGCAGCCGTACCAGCCGTGCTCGGGCTCCTCATTCCACGCCGAGGCACCGATGATCCACGGCATGAAGTCGGCGGCCATCATCCCGCCGACCTGCGAGGCGTTGCGCAGCACCGGCACACCGTCGACGTACATGATGACCGTCCCGTTGGCCGGGTCGTTCACGATCGCGACGTGGTGCCACGAGCCGGGCATGATCTCGCCTGACCAGAGGGTGTACGAGTTCTTCGAGCGCGGATCGGCGGCGGAGAACTGATACTCCCGGAGGTTGGAGATGCCCAGCCACGCGGCGCCCGCACCGGCATCGGAGGAGTCGTTGATCCCCATCCACTGGCGGGCACCGCCGCGCGTGATGGCTGCTCCCCAACGGTTGGCCGCCTCCGTCCAGTTGCTGTCCATCTGGAGGAACGTCTCCAGCGTGTAGCCGGTGCTCGCATCGAGATGCGCCATCGTGGCCGGGGCTCCGTACTCGGTGGTGAGGTAACCGAGGTTGTCGCGCGCACCCGCATTGCGGTGGACGTCGCTGAAGCACACCGCGCCCTTGTCGGCCGAGTACACCGGCACGTTGGAGTGCGAGATGGAGACGTCGTCGCTCGTATCCGGCGCGTCGGTGTCGTCCACCGGATTGCGATACATCGGGCTCGACCCGGCGATGTCGGGGATCTCGGTCGTGTCCGCGACGTCCCCCTCTGCGACACCGCCGAACCGCCAGTGCGCGAGCGTCCCGTCGACGTGCACGTAGTCGGTGTCGTCACCGGCGACGGCGAGCTGCTGCTCCTTCCCGTGGCCGGTCCATCCCGCCGACACGATCTGCTTGGCCCGCGCCGAGAGGTCGCCATTGTCGGCCTGCGCCGCGGTGGGCGCCTTCCAGCCGAAGCGGGCACCGAAGTCGATGGGGAGGCTGAAGTCCTGCCATTTCCCATCGAGCACGGGGGTGTCCGTCGACGTGAGCGCGTCGGCGTGCTTCTTCGGAACCCAGGGCGAGACGGTGTCGACGTCGATGCTGTTGTTCGACAGGTCGAACTCGAACAGCGTCATGATGCCGTTGCCGCCGTCCGCGGCCATCTGGTAATCGGTCAGCACCTCGAAAACGGGGTGGCCGAAGTCGTTCGTCAGCGTCCGCTGGGTCGCGCCGTGGAAGTGGCCGTTCAGGGTCAGGATGATCTGGTCGTTCTTGCGGATGAGCTTGTCCCAGAGCAGATCGCCATACCACCAGCTGGTCGGCGAGATCTGGTCCTGGTCGATGCCGATGATCGCGTGAGAGTTCAGCACCACCGGGACGCCCGGGTGGGCGTCGAGAATGCCCTGCGCCCAGGCGAACGTGTCATCGGAGGCGTTCCAGCCGAGCGAGAGGACGATCCAGTCGTGCCCCTCGGCCTGGAAGTCGTATGCCGAGGAGTACCCGTTCTGGAACGTGCCGAGCAGGGTGCCGCCCGCCTGCCGTTTGAGGGTCGTCGCCCCGAAGACCGACAGGTAGTTCGCCGCGTTGGCCTCCGACGAGCGTGCGCCCTGGTCGGCCACGTCGTGGTTGCCCGGGATGATCGAGTACGGCACGCCGCCGTCCTCGAGGATCCGCATGGCCTTGGAGGCGGCGGTCCACTGGTCGCCCACCCACTGCTGGTCGACGACGTCGCCGAGCTGCACGGCGAAGGGGATGTTCAGGTCGTTCTTGTGATCGACGACCCACTGCGTCTGCGCCTCGAACGGGTTCGTCCCGTACTGCGGGTAGAACTGCGACGCGCTGTACCGCGAGTAGAACTGCGTGTCGGGAAGGACCGGCAGCAGGAAGCTGGACCGGTCCGCGGCGGTGGACGCATCGGGGGATGCGGACGCGGATGCCGCAGTGACGGGTGTACTCCCATCGGCCGCGAGCGCGGCGGACGCGTTGCCGAGGACGAGAGCCGACAGGGTCAGTACTGCCGCCGCGGCGGCCAGGGGGCGTGCGCGTCGAGCGCGCGGAGGGTGGAGGGACATCTCTCTTCTCATCTGGGGAAGGGCGAAACGGGAGGAGGTCACGCGGCGGGCGCCTGAGGTCCGTATACCTCGACCTCGGAAAGCGTCATCCAGGTGCTCGGCGACTTGTTGGAGAACAGCACGCGCACGCCGGTGGCGAGCACGGGGGCGAACGCGACCTCGAGCGAGAGGTTCGCCGAGCTGTTCGCGGCGGGCCACGTGGACGACGTGGGTACGTTCTTCCACCCGCCGAGAAGCGTGCGGTACTGCACCGTGACGCTGCCGATGTTCTGCTTCCCGCCGATGTCGTAGACCTTGACGCCGGTGATCGAGCGCGGCTGGTCCAGGGCGAACGAGACGCGGTTGGGGTTCGCACGGTTTGCCGCGCCTCCGCTGCGCCAGTCAGAGAATCCGACGGCGTTGCGATTGCCGTCCGTGAGCGCGAACGTCGTGCCGTTGTCGCGCACGGCCCAGTCGGGGTGCACCCCGCTCTGGCGCAGGATGTTGACGCTCTCGGGGGCGACGAGGGCGACGACCAATCGGGCGGAGAAGTCTGCCCCCGACACGGCCGGGACGGTCACTGTCCCGGGCTGGGCGAGTGCGGTGTCGGTGACCCCGGAGAAGTCCCACGACACGGGTGCGGTGACGCTGGCACCGGATCCGCCGACCCGGCGGACGACGGTCCGAGGCGCGAGCATCCGCAGCTCCTTGACGCTGACCCCCGCATACGAGCGCAGCGTGGCGTCGTCCGCCGCGGCGGCCGCTCCGACGGCGATGTGCGCGGAGACGGTGATGGTCTCGCCGAAGAAGCCGGTGGCCGTGCCGGTGACGTCGACATCCCCCGGTGCGTTCCAGACGGAGCGGTCGGGCTTCTGCCACGCGATGGACGTGAGCGGGAAAGAGGTCCCCCACCCATAGCGGGCGACGAGTTTCGACGGCAGGCGCGGCTCCGTCCCGACCGGCGTGACGGCCGTCGGCACCGTCACCGTCGCGGTCAGCGCATGCATGCGCCATTTCTGGACCGCGCTGCCCGTGGCCAGCGTGTACGACTGCACCTCGGACCCGTCCGCCGTCTTCTGGTTGTACAGGTCGAGGGCCGCCCACTTCTTGGAAGGGTCCTGCTGCACGTTCACGAGGTTGACGGTGCCGTCGCCGGCGTCACGGGCCTCCCACTGGGCGTAGGGGTCGGTCGCCGAATCGGCGACGTCGGCGAGCTGCAGATACCGGAAGTTCGTCGAGCTGTTGCGGGACCGGATGAGCGCGCGCCCCTGCTGATCGGCGATGACGTAGGTGTTCGCCGCCCCGGTCACGGGGTAGAAGGTCAGAGCCTGGGCGGCGAGCGCGGACGGGTCGCCGGTCTTTATCGCCTCGATCGCCGCCGCGGCGCGCTCGGTCGCCCCGGGTGCGGAGGAAACCTGCGCGTTGGTGTCGCCGAGCTGGACGACCTTGCCGGGAGCGTTGACGCTCTCCAGCAAGATCCGTTTGGGGGCGCCGACACCCTCGTAAGGGGCGCCGGCGGCGGATATGCGTCCGGTGACCTCGGCCGGAGCCGCGTGGGCCGGCGCAGCGACGCCCAGGGCGAGCAGAGCGACGGCCGCGGCGGCCAGGCCGTGCAACGACCGTCTCGGGAACAGGAATGACATGGGAAGGAGAGGTCCTCTCACAGAAGAAACGCCCGTCGGGCGCGGGCCGGACCGAAGCTATCCATCGGATGTGCCCCGCAGAGGGTCACTTCCGTTCTCGGGACATGAACGCGAGGTGCTCAGCGTGTGGCCGCAGGCGCTGTGAAATGTTCGCCACAGCAACACCGCCGACACATCCCGCCACAGCCCCGTAACGCGCGCCGCCTAGCCTGACCGGCATGCACCTGCACGAGTTCCACGCCCTCGACGACGCGGATGCCACGGCCACCGCCCGCGTGTGGGCCGACATCCCGGGCTGGGTCGACGCGATCGTGGCGGCCCGGCCCTACGCGAGCGTCGAGGCCCTCGCCTCCTACGCCGGAGACCTCGCCGCCGCCTGGTCGCCGGACGACCTCGAGGCCGCACTGCACGCGCACCCGCGCATCGGCGCGAAGGTCTCCGGCGAGGGCGCCGAGGCTGCGGCATCCCGTCGCGAACAGGGGTCCATGGCATCCGCCGCCGATGACGACGTCGCGGCCATCGCCGCCGGAAACACCGCGTACGAGGAACGGTTCGGCCGAGTCTTCCTCATCCGCGCCGCGGGGCGCACCCCGGGCGAGATGCGCGCCGAGCTCGAGCGCCGCCTCGGCAACGACCCCGCCGCCGAGACCATCGAGGCCACCCGACAGCTCGCCGAGATCGCCCTGTTGCGCCTGCGGACGACGTTCGCCGACGATGCCCCCGCCGAGCCCGAGGACGCCGAATGACCCACCTCACCACCCACATCCTGGATGCCACGGCGGGCACGCCCGCAGCCGGCGTCGCCGTCGCGCTGGCCCGGCTCGACGGCACCCCCGTCGCCGAGGGCACGACCGACGCCGATGGCCGCCTCGCCCTCGGCCCCGAGCGGCTCGACGACGGCGACTACGCCCTGACGTTCGAAACCGGCGCCTACTTCCGCGGGCGCGGCGTGGCGTCGTTCCACCCCGTCGTGTCCGTCGCCTTCACCGTCGCGGGCGGAGCGCACCTGCACGTGCCCCTGCTGCTGAGCCCGTTCGCCTACTCGACCTACCGCGGCAGCTGAGGAGCGTCATGAGAGTCATCGTCATCGGCGCGGGCGTCGGCGGGACCTCCGCGGCCCTCGCCCTGCAGAAGCTCGGCCACGAGGTCGTCGTCTACGACCGCATGCGCGAGAACCGGCCGGTCGGCGCCGCCCTGTCGCTGTGGTCGAACGGCGTCAAGGTGCTCAACTGGCTCGGCCTCGGCGCGGAGGTCGCCGCCCTCGGCGGCCGCATGGACGACATGGCCTACTACGACGGCCACACCGGTGACGAGCTCTGCCGCTTCAGCCTCGCCCCCGTCACCGAGCAGACCGGCCAGCGCCCCTACCCGGTCGCCCGGGCCGACCTCCAGCAGCTGATGATGGATGCCGTCGGCTCCGCCCACATCCACCTCGGCAAGCAGCTGGCCGGCGTGTCCGAGGCCGACGGCGTCGTCACCGCGACCTTCGCCGACGGCTCCACCGACACCGCCGATCTGCTGATCGGCGCCGACGGGGCCCGCTCGCTCGTGCGCGACTACGTGACCGAGCCCAGCGGCATCCGTCCCGAGAGGTCGTACTCGGGGTACGTCAACTACAACGGCCTCGTCGCGGCGGACGAGCGGATCGGCCCGCTCGATCAGTGGACCACCTACGTCGGCGACGGCAAGCGGTGCGCGGTCATGCCCGTCGCGGGCGACCGGTTCTACTTCTTCGTCGACGTACCCGGCCCCTCCGGCGTGATCGAGGACCGCATGGCCGCCCTCGAGGCCGCCTTCGGATCGTGGGGTGCGCCCGGGGTGCGGGCGCTGCTGGACGCCATCGACCCGGACGAGTCGCTCAACCGCGTCGAGATCTGGGACATCGACCCCTTCGACACGTGGGTGCGCGGGCGCGTGGCGATCCTCGGCGACGCCGCGCACAACACCGCCCCCGACATCGGCCAGGGCGCGTGCTCGGCGCTCGAGGACAGCTTCGCGCTCGGCATCGTCTTCGCGACCTCGACCCTCGGCGTCGAGGACTCGCTGAAGCGCTACGAGCGGATCCGCACCGAACGGGCCGGCGACCTCGTGCTGCGCGCCCGCAAACGCGCGCACGAGACGCACGCCTTCGACGTCGCCGCGACGCAGGCCTGGTACGACGGCCTGCGCCGGGAAGACGGCACGGGTGTCATCCGCGGCATCGTCGGCAACATCGAGGGCAGCCCCGTGGAGTTGGGCGCGAGCGTGATGCGCTGAGGCCGCTCCGGCCCCGACGTCAGCGCTGCACGACCACCGACCGGTCCACCTCCACG
This portion of the Microbacterium testaceum StLB037 genome encodes:
- a CDS encoding LamG-like jellyroll fold domain-containing protein, with amino-acid sequence MSLHPPRARRARPLAAAAAVLTLSALVLGNASAALAADGSTPVTAASASASPDASTAADRSSFLLPVLPDTQFYSRYSASQFYPQYGTNPFEAQTQWVVDHKNDLNIPFAVQLGDVVDQQWVGDQWTAASKAMRILEDGGVPYSIIPGNHDVADQGARSSEANAANYLSVFGATTLKRQAGGTLLGTFQNGYSSAYDFQAEGHDWIVLSLGWNASDDTFAWAQGILDAHPGVPVVLNSHAIIGIDQDQISPTSWWYGDLLWDKLIRKNDQIILTLNGHFHGATQRTLTNDFGHPVFEVLTDYQMAADGGNGIMTLFEFDLSNNSIDVDTVSPWVPKKHADALTSTDTPVLDGKWQDFSLPIDFGARFGWKAPTAAQADNGDLSARAKQIVSAGWTGHGKEQQLAVAGDDTDYVHVDGTLAHWRFGGVAEGDVADTTEIPDIAGSSPMYRNPVDDTDAPDTSDDVSISHSNVPVYSADKGAVCFSDVHRNAGARDNLGYLTTEYGAPATMAHLDASTGYTLETFLQMDSNWTEAANRWGAAITRGGARQWMGINDSSDAGAGAAWLGISNLREYQFSAADPRSKNSYTLWSGEIMPGSWHHVAIVNDPANGTVIMYVDGVPVLRNASQVGGMMAADFMPWIIGASAWNEEPEHGWYGCVGETRVVDHALTTDQFLYQRQNIDAGGPQFALTTDVSAAQPADASLSSFDGTGLTGADVRVVEQGRTIGRTAVSSDGTWHIALDTPVTGAGAHPLSFVQSLGSRDGKAIEATVTISASLPTLTDPSDQRVLVGATATFSVIAGGSPAPTVAWQSSADGASWADIPDATSSTLTVTDATTAMNGRKYRAVASNAQGGKTLSAPATLTVVDPNPQLPSTSDAAQVEIAGPADGGTTVTVHAGAAHKGQILRAWAWSSLTDLGQLTTDAAGDAVVDVSGLEPGHHTVALTQPNDPTIVAWGTFEIPVHPVSLRDSAELHTKVTASDLWSLDAQKTAVDFGAVERGTRATANLGRLTVVDDRAALTGWTLTATATPFTSGTYSAPTDALGIRPMSFAGEVLPSGLSLGAGDGVIASGAAGVSTGIGGARFDAGLDFTPPKDAPVGVYRSTLTLTLIAK
- a CDS encoding Ig-like domain-containing protein gives rise to the protein MSFLFPRRSLHGLAAAAVALLALGVAAPAHAAPAEVTGRISAAGAPYEGVGAPKRILLESVNAPGKVVQLGDTNAQVSSAPGATERAAAAIEAIKTGDPSALAAQALTFYPVTGAANTYVIADQQGRALIRSRNSSTNFRYLQLADVADSATDPYAQWEARDAGDGTVNLVNVQQDPSKKWAALDLYNQKTADGSEVQSYTLATGSAVQKWRMHALTATVTVPTAVTPVGTEPRLPSKLVARYGWGTSFPLTSIAWQKPDRSVWNAPGDVDVTGTATGFFGETITVSAHIAVGAAAAADDATLRSYAGVSVKELRMLAPRTVVRRVGGSGASVTAPVSWDFSGVTDTALAQPGTVTVPAVSGADFSARLVVALVAPESVNILRQSGVHPDWAVRDNGTTFALTDGNRNAVGFSDWRSGGAANRANPNRVSFALDQPRSITGVKVYDIGGKQNIGSVTVQYRTLLGGWKNVPTSSTWPAANSSANLSLEVAFAPVLATGVRVLFSNKSPSTWMTLSEVEVYGPQAPAA
- the uraD gene encoding 2-oxo-4-hydroxy-4-carboxy-5-ureidoimidazoline decarboxylase, whose translation is MHLHEFHALDDADATATARVWADIPGWVDAIVAARPYASVEALASYAGDLAAAWSPDDLEAALHAHPRIGAKVSGEGAEAAASRREQGSMASAADDDVAAIAAGNTAYEERFGRVFLIRAAGRTPGEMRAELERRLGNDPAAETIEATRQLAEIALLRLRTTFADDAPAEPEDAE
- the uraH gene encoding hydroxyisourate hydrolase, which translates into the protein MTHLTTHILDATAGTPAAGVAVALARLDGTPVAEGTTDADGRLALGPERLDDGDYALTFETGAYFRGRGVASFHPVVSVAFTVAGGAHLHVPLLLSPFAYSTYRGS